The Dioscorea cayenensis subsp. rotundata cultivar TDr96_F1 chromosome 19, TDr96_F1_v2_PseudoChromosome.rev07_lg8_w22 25.fasta, whole genome shotgun sequence genome includes a window with the following:
- the LOC120283771 gene encoding phospholipase A1-Igamma1, chloroplastic-like — protein MAIPLPKLNPSFSQLPYKHCSSSNHSLQHLFSIPRPLPTLATTASGRCHAISKNDSLTSMISELERDAQKVDEADDELNEFIRKQPATGLADRWREIHGRDDWAGLLDPMDPLLRSELIRYGEFAQACYDAFDYDPFSRYCGSCKHARRHFFQDLGIPDTGYEVVRYLYATSNLSLPTFFTQSRWPKMWSRRANWIGYIAVSDDATSAKLGRRDIMVSWRGTVTRLEWLADLMDFLCPVSDKGIPCPDPSVKVESGFIDLYTDKDPSCRFCKYSAREQVLAAVRKLVHQHARSNAPVSITLTGHSLGSALAMLSAYDIAETSVNVVDNESLPVCVYSFSGPRVGNGKFKQRFESLGVKALRVVNVHDTVPKVPGILFNERVPAFVQRMAEGLPWSYSHVGVELALDHKNSPFLKETSDPSCYHNLEAHLHLLDGYVYINLICLHVAIIIINSGNCQKNPLSL, from the coding sequence CTCCGGCCGCTGCCATGCAATCTCCAAGAATGACTCCCTCACCTCCATGATATCCGAGCTTGAGCGCGACGCACAGAAGGTAGATGAAGCTGATGATGAGTTGAACGAGTTCATCCGGAAGCAGCCGGCCACTGGGCTCGCTGATCGGTGGCGAGAGATCCATGGGAGAGACGATTGGGCGGGATTGCTTGATCCCATGGATCCTCTTCTCCGATCGGAGCTGATCCGGTACGGGGAGTTTGCCCAGGCTTGCTATGATGCTTTTGATTACGATCCCTTCTCACGCTATTGCGGATCTTGCAAGCATGCCCGCCGTCACTTCTTCCAGGATCTTGGCATCCCTGACACTGGCTACGAAGTCGTGCGCTACCTCTACGCCACCTCCAACCTCTCCCTTCCCACCTTCTTTACCCAATCTCGTTGGCCCAAGATGTGGAGCCGCCGGGCGAACTGGATCGGGTACATCGCCGTCTCCGACGACGCCACCAGCGCCAAACTCGGCCGGCGAGATATTATGGTTTCTTGGCGTGGCACCGTCACGAGGCTCGAATGGCTCGCGGATCTGATGGATTTCCTCTGTCCTGTCTCCGATAAAGGGATCCCCTGTCCTGATCCCTCCGTCAAGGTCGAGTCCGGCTTCATCGATCTCTACACCGATAAAGACCCATCCTGCCGTTTCTGCAAGTACTCCGCGCGCGAGCAGGTCTTGGCAGCGGTTCGTAAACTAGTCCATCAACATGCTCGATCAAATGCCCCAGTGAGCATCACGTTAACAGGGCACAGCCTCGGCAGCGCGCTAGCAATGCTCAGCGCGTACGACATCGCCGAGACAAGCGTAAACGTGGTGGACAACGAGTCCCTACCAGTGTGCGTGTACTCGTTCTCAGGGCCGAGAGTGGGGAACGGGAAGTTCAAACAGAGGTTCGAGTCACTAGGAGTGAAAGCGCTGCGCGTGGTGAACGTGCACGACACTGTGCCGAAGGTGCCGGGGATCTTGTTCAACGAGCGCGTTCCAGCGTTCGTTCAGCGCATGGCCGAAGGGTTGCCATGGAGTTATAGCCATGTGGGCGTGGAGCTCGCGTTGGATCACAAGAACTCGCCGTTTCTCAAGGAAACAAGTGATCCGTCGTGCTATCATAACCTGGAGGCACACCTTCACCTTCTCGACGGGTAcgtatatattaatttaatttgtctTCACGTTgccattataattattaatagtggaaattgccaaaaaaatcctttaagtttgtaa
- the LOC120250052 gene encoding H/ACA ribonucleoprotein complex non-core subunit NAF1-like, which yields MVGWRIPAIREAPGQPFLDSVLDFDPVVEWLVDPDLSPMSISNARDAKIEPKEDDVPALHESRVEESELPKEDDVPAVHESRADESEILGSPIDEKMDKVSLNPVINGGSESVASPDEKIKKMEHFEDVLGSEQANGTQGVGLVSKGEEEEVGSESESDEESSSEESSSSSSGEEEDDDGGDEVEEAEEGEIMEDVIVSSDEEGIVMKGPIKSKNEIEDLPPVPPVDVCLEPHHQTLPVGVISSIIGSRVIVEGSEKHNPLSEGSILWITETRSPLGVVDEIFGPVKNPYYIVRYNSDTEIADGVKEGMSVSFVLEFANHVLNDKDIYKKGYDASGENDEEMTDEVEFSDDEKEAEYRRSLRQAKRATGHSMHSNRECGVNKKRNDRKVAGTKKNARAPNLHARAATDQSLPFGPGTHASSGTSSDGNPAFSSGGGAFPMPPTILPAERTGACLNHPLDQSLQHPPNSVWAHSLPPPPPPQQQLNASGPGMLLQQQPNVWPNDMLPQQQLGAWALGVLLQQQQQQQQQQNALAQGFSPLHQLIGLQGGLGGASYPHPQNPALNTYSNAMASQRPFLPQSSPPLGGPWNGGGLLNLPVNPMVTRPFGQTGFGLAQIGPSNAQDPRVFEGQNPAAIRQAGQQPQPFSPGRSSPHGRRPHGRGGRHSFGRGNRARGR from the exons ATGGTGGGATGGCGAATCCCAGCCATTAGAGAAGCTCCTGGTCAACCCTTCCTGGATTCCGTGCTTGATTTCGATCCCGTGGTTGAGTGGCTTGTTGATCCTGATCTCTCTCCGATGTCAATCTCTAATGCTAGAGACGCCAAAATTGAGCCAAAAGAAGATGATGTTCCTGCTCTACATGAATCCAGAGTCGAGGAGTCTGAGCTTCCAAAAGAAGATGATGTTCCCGCTGTGCATGAATCCAGAGCCGATGAGTCCGAGATTTTAGGTTCTCCAATCGATGAGAAAATGGATAAGGTTTCTCTTAATCCAGTGATCAATGGCGGCAGTGAATCTGTGGCTAGCCCTGatgagaaaatcaagaaaatggagCATTTTGAGGATGTTCTCGGTAGTGAACAAGCGAATGGCACACAAGGAGTGGGTTTGGTTTCTAAgggggaagaggaggaagtTGGCAGTGAGTCTGAGAGTGATGAAGAGTCTTCGAGTGAGGAGTCTTCTAGTTCTTCTAGTGGtgaagaagaggatgatgatggAGGTGATGAGGTGGAAGAAGCGGAAGAAGGTGAGATTATGGAGGATGTGATTGTTTCAAGTGACGAGGAAGGGATTGTCATGAAAGGGCCTATTAAATCAAAGAATGAGATTGAG GATCTTCCTCCAGTTCCTCCTGTTGATGTGTGCTTGGAACCACATCATCAGACTTTGCCGGTTGGAGTGATTTCATCT ATAATTGGGAGCAGAGTCATTGTAGAAGGTTCAGAGAAGCACAATCCTCTTAGTGAGGGTTCTATCCTCTGGATTACTGAAACCAGGTCTCCTTTGGGTGTGGTTGATGAAATATTTGGACCTGTTAAAAATCCTTACTATATTGTGAGGTACAATTCTGATACAGAAATCGCTGATGGAGTGAAGGAAGGCATGAGTGTCTCATTTGTTCTGGAGTTTGCAAATCATGTTCTCAATGATAAGGACATCTACAAGAAAGGGTATGATGCATCAGGTGAGAATGACGAGGAGATGACAGATGAGGTGGAATTCTCTGATGATGAGAAGGAAGCTGAATACAGGAGATCTCTTCGGCAGGCAAAAAGAGCAACTGGACACAGTATGCATAGCAATAGGGAATGTGGTGtgaataagaaaagaaatgatcGGAAAGTTGCCGGAACTAAGAAAAATGCAAGAGCTCCTAATCTTCATGCTCGTGCTGCTACAGACCAATCATTGCCTTTTGGTCCTGGAACTCATGCATCATCAGGTACAAGTAGTGATGGTAATCCAGCTTTCTCTTCTGGAGGCGGTGCTTTCCCTATGCCACCAACAATTCTTCCAGCTGAGCGAACAGGCGCTTGTCTAAATCATCCTCTTGATCAGTCATTGCAGCATCCACCGAACTCTGTTTGGGCACATTCAttacctcctcctcctcctccgcagCAGCAGTTAAATGCTTCTGGGCCAGGAATGCTATTACAGCAACAACCAAATGTCTGGCCAAATGACATGCTGCCGCAGCAGCAGCTTGGTGCTTGGGCACTTGGAGTGCTGCtgcaacagcagcagcaacaacaacaacaacagaatGCATTGGCACAGGGATTCTCACCTCTGCACCAGCTTATTGGTTTACAAGGAGGACTTGGTGGTGCTTCATATCCACATCCTCAGAACCCGGCCTTGAACACTTATTCAAATGCAATGGCTTCTCAACGGCCGTTCCTACCTCAGTCTAGCCCCCCGCTTGGTGGACCATGGAATGGAGGAGGACTGTTAAATCTCCCTGTTAATCCTATGGTGACAAGGCCCTTTGGTCAGACTGGCTTTGGTCTGGCACAAATTGGACCTAGCAATGCTCAAGACCCTAGGGTTTTTGAGGGACAGAATCCAGCAGCCATTCGACAAGCAGGGCAACAGCCCCAGCCCTTCTCGCCTGGAAGGTCATCTCCTCATGGAAGGAGGCCACACGGCAGAGGAGGTCGTCATTCCTTTGGTAGAGGCAATCGGGCACGGGGCAGGTAG